From the genome of Acropora palmata chromosome 4, jaAcrPala1.3, whole genome shotgun sequence, one region includes:
- the LOC141878240 gene encoding large ribosomal subunit protein uL22m-like, translating into MKYLSFFNMAAFKAEGLLKILQVQLRNLTLGPSILSCKLHTSTKCPTTFSITREMWGKTQEEIEEEKGIPEPPMETIYHCKREIRCSPIKMNLVAAQIRGLPVEEAIKQMTFSPKRASSFIKKTILEALGIAQEKHGIEDKSYLWIAESFVGKGRYVKKIRIHARGRFGIEKKKYCHYFLVLKEGTGKEKNVKRRLKHMNELEEVQRHPRHIVNSLAWW; encoded by the exons ATGAAGTATTTATCGTTTTTCAATATGGCGGCTTTCAAAG CGGAAGGTCTTCTGAAAATTTTACAGGTTCAATTAAG GAACCTGACTTTGGGGCCATCCATATTGTCTTGCAAGCTACATACAAGCACCAAATGCCCAACCACATTCTCAATCACAAGAGAGATGTGGGGAAAGACGCAAGAAGAGATTGAAGAGGAAAAGGGAATTCCAGAACCACCCATGGAG ACCATTTACCACTGCAAGAGGGAGATTAGATGTAGTCCGATCAAGATGAATCTTGTCGCAGCACAG ATAAGAGGACTTCCTGTTGAGGAGGCAATTAAGCAGATGACATTTTCTCCCAAAAGAGCATCTTCGTTTATCAAAAAA ACAATCCTAGAGGCTCTGGGTATTGCACAAGAGAAACATGGAATAGAAGACAAGTCCTATTTGTGGATAG cggAGTCGTTCGTGGGCAAGGGGAGATACGTTAAAAAAATTCGTATTCACGCAAGAGGACGGTTTGGcatagaaaagaagaaatattgtcattattttcttgtgctgaaagaAGGAACTGGAAAGGAGAAAAACGTCAAGAGAAGACTAAAGCACATGAATGAACTGGAGGAAGTTCAAAGACACCCAAGACATATTGTCAACTCACTGGCTTGGTGGTGA